One genomic region from Augochlora pura isolate Apur16 chromosome 7, APUR_v2.2.1, whole genome shotgun sequence encodes:
- the Trhn gene encoding tryptophan hydroxylase isoform X1 produces MSGSGKGLLGVWLYRRGEHWTIKEGSPIHKASDVRCRRTLDKRRPNNDVKSSVIFSLKNQVGGLARALQVFQDLGVNVVHIESRKSLRRGSEYEILVDVECDSMRMEQLTRMLSREVAAINLAQYEQMGSIPHAPSLSAAPSFDFSDVDMPWFPRKIADLDQAQKVLMYGSELDADHPGFKDPVYRKRREQFADIANNYRYGQQIPRIQYTAEEIRTWGTVFRELHQLYQKHACKEYLENWPKLVKYCGYREDNVPQLQDVNTFLKRTTGFQLRPVAGYLSPRDFLAGLAFRVFHCTQYIRHSSDPFYTPEPDCCHELLGHMPLLANPSFAQFSQELGLASLGATDDDIDKLATLYFFTVEFGLCKQDGVLRVYGAGLLSSVAELKHAVSAPEKTFRFDPEVTCKSECIITAFQNNYYYTDSFEEAKEKMRTFANQIKRPFGLRYNPYTQSVEVLTDAQKITAVVSELRGDLCIVSNALKKIHEQDSTVDVEGITNLLTHGIELPQDTSSSDSDIDKSPNVEAPQTTVQDQKMEYASDSNTIIAQD; encoded by the exons ATGAGTGGATCCGGCAAAGGACTCTTGGGGGTGTGGCTCTACAGAAGAGGCGAGCACTGGACCATCAAGGAGGGTAGCCCCATTCACAAAGCCAGCGACGTACGTTGCCGAAGAACTCTCGACA AGCGCAGGCCAAATAACGACGTCAAAAGCTCCGTGATTTTTTCGTTGAAAAACCAAGTCGGCGGCTTGGCACGAGCTCTGCAGGTCTTTCAG GATCTAGGTGTGAACGTCGTGCACATCGAGTCCCGGAAATCCTTGCGTCGCGGCTCAGAATATGAAATCCTCGTCGACGTCGAATGCGATTCGATGAGGATGGAGCAATTAACAAGAATGTTGAGCCGCGAAGTAGCTGCCATTAATTTGGCCCAGTACGAGCAAATGGGAAGCATTCCGCACGCCCCGTCTCTTTCCGCCGCTCCGAGTTTCG ACTTCAGTGACGTAGACATGCCTTGGTTCCCACGAAAAATAGCGGACTTAGATCAAGCACAGAAAGTGCTTATGTACGGATCCGAACTGGACGCAGATCATCCT GGGTTCAAAGATCCGGTGTACCGCAAACGTCGTGAACAATTCGCCGACATCGCGAACAATTATAGATA tGGCCAACAGATTCCCCGTATCCAGTATACGGCGGAGGAAATTAGGACGTG GGGGACCGTTTTCCGCGAGTTGCATCAACTGTACCAAAAACACGCGTGCAAGGAGTACCTCGAAAATTGGCCGAAGCTGGTTAAATATTGCGGTTACAg GGAGGACAACGTACCGCAATTGCAAGACGTAAATACATTCTTAAAAC GCACCACTGGTTTCCAACTTCGTCCTGTGGCCGGCTATCTGTCTCCGAGGGACTTCCTGGCAGGCCTTGCTTTCCGCGTGTTCCACTGTACCCAATACATTCGACACTCGTCCGATCCCTTCTACACACCTGAACC GGATTGCTGCCACGAATTGTTAGGACACATGCCGCTCCTAGCGAATCCAAGTTTCGCTCAATTCTCGCAGGAACTTGGTCTGGCTTCCCTCGGTGCCACGGACGACGACATCGATAAATTGGCAACG CTGTACTTCTTCACCGTGGAGTTCGGCCTATGCAAACAGGACGGCGTGCTGCGTGTGTACGGTGCCGGTTTGCTGTCTTCTGTGGCGGAACTGAAGCACGCGGTTTCCGCCCCGGAAAAAACGTTCCGCTTCGATCCGGAAGTCACATGCAAGAGCGAGTGTATCATCACCGCGTTCCAGAACAACTACTATTACACGGACAGCTTCGAGGAGGCGAAAGAGAAAATGCG AACCTTCGCAAATCAAATAAAGCGCCCGTTCGGCTTGCGGTACAACCCTTATACGCAATCCGTCGAGGTTCTCACCGACGCTCAGAAGATCACCGCCGTGGTCAGCGAACTGAGGGGTGATCTTTGCATCGTTTCGAACGCCTTGAAGAAGATACACGAACAAGACAGCACTGTGGACGTCGAGGGGATAACCAATCTATTGACTCATGGCATCGAGTTGCCACAGGACACGTCTTCGTCCGATAGCGACATCGACAAGAGTCCTAACGTAGAAGCGCCCCAAACGACCGTGCAGGATCAGAAGATGGAGTACGCTTCCGATAGCAACACGATCATCGCGCAGGATTAA
- the Trhn gene encoding tryptophan hydroxylase isoform X3, whose amino-acid sequence MSGSGKGLLGVWLYRRGEHWTIKEGSPIHKASDVQRRPNNDVKSSVIFSLKNQVGGLARALQVFQDLGVNVVHIESRKSLRRGSEYEILVDVECDSMRMEQLTRMLSREVAAINLAQYEQMGSIPHAPSLSAAPSFDFSDVDMPWFPRKIADLDQAQKVLMYGSELDADHPGFKDPVYRKRREQFADIANNYRYGQQIPRIQYTAEEIRTWGTVFRELHQLYQKHACKEYLENWPKLVKYCGYREDNVPQLQDVNTFLKRTTGFQLRPVAGYLSPRDFLAGLAFRVFHCTQYIRHSSDPFYTPEPDCCHELLGHMPLLANPSFAQFSQELGLASLGATDDDIDKLATLYFFTVEFGLCKQDGVLRVYGAGLLSSVAELKHAVSAPEKTFRFDPEVTCKSECIITAFQNNYYYTDSFEEAKEKMRTFANQIKRPFGLRYNPYTQSVEVLTDAQKITAVVSELRGDLCIVSNALKKIHEQDSTVDVEGITNLLTHGIELPQDTSSSDSDIDKSPNVEAPQTTVQDQKMEYASDSNTIIAQD is encoded by the exons ATGAGTGGATCCGGCAAAGGACTCTTGGGGGTGTGGCTCTACAGAAGAGGCGAGCACTGGACCATCAAGGAGGGTAGCCCCATTCACAAAGCCAGCGACGTAC AGCGCAGGCCAAATAACGACGTCAAAAGCTCCGTGATTTTTTCGTTGAAAAACCAAGTCGGCGGCTTGGCACGAGCTCTGCAGGTCTTTCAG GATCTAGGTGTGAACGTCGTGCACATCGAGTCCCGGAAATCCTTGCGTCGCGGCTCAGAATATGAAATCCTCGTCGACGTCGAATGCGATTCGATGAGGATGGAGCAATTAACAAGAATGTTGAGCCGCGAAGTAGCTGCCATTAATTTGGCCCAGTACGAGCAAATGGGAAGCATTCCGCACGCCCCGTCTCTTTCCGCCGCTCCGAGTTTCG ACTTCAGTGACGTAGACATGCCTTGGTTCCCACGAAAAATAGCGGACTTAGATCAAGCACAGAAAGTGCTTATGTACGGATCCGAACTGGACGCAGATCATCCT GGGTTCAAAGATCCGGTGTACCGCAAACGTCGTGAACAATTCGCCGACATCGCGAACAATTATAGATA tGGCCAACAGATTCCCCGTATCCAGTATACGGCGGAGGAAATTAGGACGTG GGGGACCGTTTTCCGCGAGTTGCATCAACTGTACCAAAAACACGCGTGCAAGGAGTACCTCGAAAATTGGCCGAAGCTGGTTAAATATTGCGGTTACAg GGAGGACAACGTACCGCAATTGCAAGACGTAAATACATTCTTAAAAC GCACCACTGGTTTCCAACTTCGTCCTGTGGCCGGCTATCTGTCTCCGAGGGACTTCCTGGCAGGCCTTGCTTTCCGCGTGTTCCACTGTACCCAATACATTCGACACTCGTCCGATCCCTTCTACACACCTGAACC GGATTGCTGCCACGAATTGTTAGGACACATGCCGCTCCTAGCGAATCCAAGTTTCGCTCAATTCTCGCAGGAACTTGGTCTGGCTTCCCTCGGTGCCACGGACGACGACATCGATAAATTGGCAACG CTGTACTTCTTCACCGTGGAGTTCGGCCTATGCAAACAGGACGGCGTGCTGCGTGTGTACGGTGCCGGTTTGCTGTCTTCTGTGGCGGAACTGAAGCACGCGGTTTCCGCCCCGGAAAAAACGTTCCGCTTCGATCCGGAAGTCACATGCAAGAGCGAGTGTATCATCACCGCGTTCCAGAACAACTACTATTACACGGACAGCTTCGAGGAGGCGAAAGAGAAAATGCG AACCTTCGCAAATCAAATAAAGCGCCCGTTCGGCTTGCGGTACAACCCTTATACGCAATCCGTCGAGGTTCTCACCGACGCTCAGAAGATCACCGCCGTGGTCAGCGAACTGAGGGGTGATCTTTGCATCGTTTCGAACGCCTTGAAGAAGATACACGAACAAGACAGCACTGTGGACGTCGAGGGGATAACCAATCTATTGACTCATGGCATCGAGTTGCCACAGGACACGTCTTCGTCCGATAGCGACATCGACAAGAGTCCTAACGTAGAAGCGCCCCAAACGACCGTGCAGGATCAGAAGATGGAGTACGCTTCCGATAGCAACACGATCATCGCGCAGGATTAA
- the Trhn gene encoding tryptophan hydroxylase isoform X2, with translation MSGSGKGLLGVWLYRRGEHWTIKEGSPIHKASDIPMVERRPNNDVKSSVIFSLKNQVGGLARALQVFQDLGVNVVHIESRKSLRRGSEYEILVDVECDSMRMEQLTRMLSREVAAINLAQYEQMGSIPHAPSLSAAPSFDFSDVDMPWFPRKIADLDQAQKVLMYGSELDADHPGFKDPVYRKRREQFADIANNYRYGQQIPRIQYTAEEIRTWGTVFRELHQLYQKHACKEYLENWPKLVKYCGYREDNVPQLQDVNTFLKRTTGFQLRPVAGYLSPRDFLAGLAFRVFHCTQYIRHSSDPFYTPEPDCCHELLGHMPLLANPSFAQFSQELGLASLGATDDDIDKLATLYFFTVEFGLCKQDGVLRVYGAGLLSSVAELKHAVSAPEKTFRFDPEVTCKSECIITAFQNNYYYTDSFEEAKEKMRTFANQIKRPFGLRYNPYTQSVEVLTDAQKITAVVSELRGDLCIVSNALKKIHEQDSTVDVEGITNLLTHGIELPQDTSSSDSDIDKSPNVEAPQTTVQDQKMEYASDSNTIIAQD, from the exons ATGAGTGGATCCGGCAAAGGACTCTTGGGGGTGTGGCTCTACAGAAGAGGCGAGCACTGGACCATCAAGGAGGGTAGCCCCATTCACAAAGCCAGCGAC ATCCCCATGGTAGAGCGCAGGCCAAATAACGACGTCAAAAGCTCCGTGATTTTTTCGTTGAAAAACCAAGTCGGCGGCTTGGCACGAGCTCTGCAGGTCTTTCAG GATCTAGGTGTGAACGTCGTGCACATCGAGTCCCGGAAATCCTTGCGTCGCGGCTCAGAATATGAAATCCTCGTCGACGTCGAATGCGATTCGATGAGGATGGAGCAATTAACAAGAATGTTGAGCCGCGAAGTAGCTGCCATTAATTTGGCCCAGTACGAGCAAATGGGAAGCATTCCGCACGCCCCGTCTCTTTCCGCCGCTCCGAGTTTCG ACTTCAGTGACGTAGACATGCCTTGGTTCCCACGAAAAATAGCGGACTTAGATCAAGCACAGAAAGTGCTTATGTACGGATCCGAACTGGACGCAGATCATCCT GGGTTCAAAGATCCGGTGTACCGCAAACGTCGTGAACAATTCGCCGACATCGCGAACAATTATAGATA tGGCCAACAGATTCCCCGTATCCAGTATACGGCGGAGGAAATTAGGACGTG GGGGACCGTTTTCCGCGAGTTGCATCAACTGTACCAAAAACACGCGTGCAAGGAGTACCTCGAAAATTGGCCGAAGCTGGTTAAATATTGCGGTTACAg GGAGGACAACGTACCGCAATTGCAAGACGTAAATACATTCTTAAAAC GCACCACTGGTTTCCAACTTCGTCCTGTGGCCGGCTATCTGTCTCCGAGGGACTTCCTGGCAGGCCTTGCTTTCCGCGTGTTCCACTGTACCCAATACATTCGACACTCGTCCGATCCCTTCTACACACCTGAACC GGATTGCTGCCACGAATTGTTAGGACACATGCCGCTCCTAGCGAATCCAAGTTTCGCTCAATTCTCGCAGGAACTTGGTCTGGCTTCCCTCGGTGCCACGGACGACGACATCGATAAATTGGCAACG CTGTACTTCTTCACCGTGGAGTTCGGCCTATGCAAACAGGACGGCGTGCTGCGTGTGTACGGTGCCGGTTTGCTGTCTTCTGTGGCGGAACTGAAGCACGCGGTTTCCGCCCCGGAAAAAACGTTCCGCTTCGATCCGGAAGTCACATGCAAGAGCGAGTGTATCATCACCGCGTTCCAGAACAACTACTATTACACGGACAGCTTCGAGGAGGCGAAAGAGAAAATGCG AACCTTCGCAAATCAAATAAAGCGCCCGTTCGGCTTGCGGTACAACCCTTATACGCAATCCGTCGAGGTTCTCACCGACGCTCAGAAGATCACCGCCGTGGTCAGCGAACTGAGGGGTGATCTTTGCATCGTTTCGAACGCCTTGAAGAAGATACACGAACAAGACAGCACTGTGGACGTCGAGGGGATAACCAATCTATTGACTCATGGCATCGAGTTGCCACAGGACACGTCTTCGTCCGATAGCGACATCGACAAGAGTCCTAACGTAGAAGCGCCCCAAACGACCGTGCAGGATCAGAAGATGGAGTACGCTTCCGATAGCAACACGATCATCGCGCAGGATTAA
- the LOC144472314 gene encoding tubulin delta chain translates to MFTLQFGQCGNQLGHELFSKISTDLECVNTGVSYDNNYQYSEDTFNKWFSSISKEGKRLARAFLVDTEDKVIKKICNDAIIPWTYRTKNVICQSGGGCANNWAYGYMIKGHELKDQLLNSIRQEIERTDDFDGFLILLSSSGGTGSGIGSFMVQLLREEYSTKPIVTTTILPFSFGEVCTQYYNTLFTLSKLYDHTDMNIVIENEQIHDICKNLLNKSATSLWDMNEIISEKLLAVFQPINNSKSSVTALVSEIASHPSYKLARIKSTPHIPTTYSKYESLHNWNPYLRHLKETLRIPNLDSKLTDVELKLPSSLLSTTLHHAYACSVSNVLVTRGSKTDNDPIIANEFRDKHLYPDWNSADCFSHLHQQRKFLNYDKFLALLTNNSQISHPLDTILSKSWKSYTHAAYLHQYKRFGLEENDFLQAFSVLENVVKEYQELK, encoded by the coding sequence ATGTTTACTCTACAATTTGGTCAGTGTGGAAATCAGCTGGGtcacgaattattttctaaaatatcaaCGGATCTGGAGTGCGTAAATACTGGTGTTTCGTACGATAACAATTATCAATATTCAGAAGACACATTCAATAAATGGTTTAGTAGCATATCCAAAGAAGGTAAAAGGTTAGCAAGAGCATTTCTTGTAGACACAGAAgacaaagtaataaaaaagatttgtAATGATGCAATAATACCATGGACTTATCGtacaaaaaatgtaatttgccAATCTGGTGGAGGATGTGCAAACAATTGGGCATACGGTTATATGATAAAAGGACATGAGTTAAAAGATCAgctattaaattctataaggcaagaaatagaaaggaCCGATGATTTTGATGGATTTCTTATACTCTTAAGTTCATCTGGAGGCACAGGATCTGGAATTGGAAGTTTTATGGTACAATTGTTACGCGAAGAATATAGTACAAAACCAATTGTTACCACAACaatattaccattttcttttgGCGAAGTATGCACTCAATACTATAACACATTGTTCACATTGTCAAAGCTTTATGATCATACAGATATGAATAtagtaattgaaaatgaaCAAATACATGATATATGcaagaatttgttaaacaaGTCTGCAACAAGTTTGTGGGatatgaatgaaattatttctgaaaaattattggctGTATTCCAACCAATCAACAATTCAAAATCTAGTGTAACAGCATTGGTGTCTGAAATAGCATCTCATCCTTCTTATAAATTGGCAAGAATCAAAAGCACACCACATATACCTACTACATACTCAAAGTATGAATCTCTTCATAACTGGAATCCCTATTTACGACATCTCAAAGAAACACTTCGAATACCAAATTTAGATTCAAAACTGACTGATGTGGAATTAAAACTGCCTTCCAGTTTATTAAGCACAACTCTGCATCATGCGTATGCATGTTCAGTATCAAATGTTCTGGTTACACGTGGCTCCAAAACAGATAATGATCCCATTATAGCCAATGAATTTAGAGATAAACATTTGTATCCAGATTGGAATAGTGCTGACTGTTTTTCCCATTTGCACCAGCAAcgaaaattcttaaattatgaTAAGTTTCTTGCCCTGCTCACCAATAACTCCCAAATTTCTCATCCCCTGGACACAATTTTAAGCAAATCCTGGAAATCTTATACCCATGCTGCATATCTGCATCAATATAAACGATTTGGTTtagaagaaaatgattttttacaaGCATTTTCGGTACTTGAAAATGTTGTAAAAGAATACCAAGaacttaaatag